A genomic segment from Chitinophagaceae bacterium encodes:
- the era gene encoding GTPase Era, protein MKAGFVNIFGKPNAGKSTLLNALIGEKMAIVSHKVQTTRHRIKAILNEKGYQIIFSDTPGIIDPRYKLHEKMMHAVKSSLEDADIALLIADATEDVMESHEIFSQLRLKVPAFVVLNKTDALKDASELNEKEAFFKQQAYCKEIINISALKKKGIKELLDKILAYLPEAEPFYEGDDLSDLPTKFFVGELIREKIFALYDQEIPYHATVLVQEFKEKSTLIKIIADIIVQRETQKGIILGQGGAMIKKLGTLARKDIEEFLGQKVFLELYVKVRPKWRDSDIFLKEYGY, encoded by the coding sequence ATGAAAGCAGGATTTGTAAATATTTTTGGTAAACCCAATGCAGGCAAAAGTACTTTGCTCAATGCGCTTATTGGCGAAAAAATGGCCATTGTATCGCATAAGGTACAAACCACACGCCACCGTATTAAAGCCATTTTAAACGAAAAAGGATATCAAATTATTTTTTCGGATACACCGGGTATTATTGACCCCAGGTATAAGCTACACGAAAAAATGATGCATGCGGTAAAAAGCAGCCTTGAAGATGCCGATATAGCTTTGCTTATAGCCGATGCTACCGAAGATGTAATGGAAAGCCACGAAATATTTTCACAACTCAGGCTCAAAGTGCCTGCATTTGTAGTGCTCAACAAAACAGATGCTTTAAAAGATGCCTCTGAACTAAACGAAAAGGAAGCTTTTTTTAAACAACAGGCATACTGTAAAGAAATCATCAATATTTCTGCACTAAAGAAAAAGGGCATAAAAGAATTGCTGGATAAAATTCTGGCTTACCTGCCCGAAGCCGAACCGTTTTATGAAGGCGATGATTTAAGCGATTTACCTACAAAATTTTTTGTGGGAGAATTAATAAGAGAAAAAATATTTGCACTATACGACCAGGAAATACCCTATCATGCAACTGTGCTGGTGCAGGAGTTTAAAGAAAAATCAACTTTAATAAAAATTATTGCCGATATTATAGTACAAAGAGAAACACAAAAAGGCATTATTCTCGGCCAGGGCGGCGCCATGATAAAAAAGTTGGGTACTTTGGCCAGGAAAGACATAGAAGAATTTTTGGGCCAAAAGGTTTTTCTGGAACTGTATGTAAAAGTACGTCCAAAATGGCGTGACAGTGATATTTTCTTAAAAGAATACGGATACTAA
- the der gene encoding ribosome biogenesis GTPase Der, producing MSFTVAITGRPNVGKSTLFNRLLEQRKAIIDDVSGVTRDRQYGVADWNGKKFNVIDTGGFVSGSNDVFEKEIRKQVLIAIEEANAIIFMVDTTTGITNLDESMADLLRKSNKPVFLVVNKVDNHSRLLEASEFYSLGFDHIFFLSSITGSGTGELLDAITALIENKSEDDELKDPEETALPKFAIIGQPNVGKSSLLNALIGQERSIVSTIAGTTRDTIHTHYNLFNKEFILIDTAGIRKKAKVHEDLEFYSVIRAIKAMDEADVCLLVLDAEKGITAQDLAIFSLAVKKGKGIVVLVNKWDKMEKETNTAKEYEKILKQKLAPFTDVPVLFISATEKQRIFKSIEAGLQVFENRERKIPGAQLNEVMLKAIEGYHPPVVRGNAIKIKYVSQLPTHTPSFAFFCNYPDDIKTPYRNYLENKIREKFNFNGVPIRIFFRKK from the coding sequence ATGAGTTTTACAGTAGCCATAACCGGAAGGCCAAATGTGGGAAAGAGTACCTTATTTAACCGTTTGCTGGAGCAGCGCAAAGCCATTATTGACGATGTAAGCGGCGTAACCCGGGACAGGCAGTATGGCGTAGCCGATTGGAATGGCAAAAAATTTAACGTAATAGATACCGGCGGTTTTGTAAGTGGTAGCAATGATGTTTTTGAAAAAGAAATACGCAAGCAGGTGCTTATTGCCATTGAAGAAGCCAATGCCATTATTTTTATGGTAGATACTACAACCGGCATTACCAACCTCGATGAAAGCATGGCCGATTTATTGCGCAAAAGCAATAAACCCGTTTTTCTTGTTGTTAATAAAGTAGATAACCATAGCCGCTTACTTGAGGCAAGCGAATTTTACAGCCTGGGTTTTGACCATATCTTTTTTCTTTCTTCCATTACCGGCAGTGGCACCGGTGAGTTGCTCGATGCTATAACCGCTTTAATTGAAAATAAAAGTGAGGATGATGAACTAAAAGACCCAGAGGAAACAGCATTGCCCAAATTTGCCATCATTGGCCAGCCCAATGTAGGCAAATCATCTTTGCTCAATGCACTAATAGGGCAGGAGCGCAGCATAGTAAGCACTATTGCAGGCACCACAAGAGATACAATTCATACGCATTACAATTTGTTCAACAAGGAGTTTATTTTAATTGACACTGCAGGTATACGTAAAAAAGCAAAAGTGCACGAAGACCTGGAATTTTACTCCGTAATCCGTGCCATTAAAGCCATGGATGAAGCAGATGTGTGTTTACTGGTTTTAGATGCGGAGAAAGGCATTACGGCACAGGACCTGGCCATTTTTTCTTTGGCTGTAAAAAAGGGAAAAGGAATAGTTGTGCTGGTAAATAAATGGGATAAAATGGAAAAAGAAACCAACACAGCCAAAGAGTATGAGAAAATATTAAAGCAAAAATTAGCGCCTTTTACCGATGTGCCGGTTTTGTTTATTTCGGCCACAGAAAAGCAACGTATTTTTAAAAGCATTGAAGCCGGCCTGCAGGTTTTTGAAAACAGGGAACGCAAAATTCCGGGAGCACAATTAAATGAAGTAATGCTAAAAGCCATTGAAGGTTACCATCCACCGGTGGTAAGAGGCAATGCCATTAAAATAAAATATGTGAGCCAGTTGCCTACGCATACACCCAGCTTTGCCTTTTTTTGTAATTATCCCGATGATATTAAAACGCCTTACCGTAATTACCTGGAAAATAAAATAAGGGAAAAATTTAATTTTAACGGTGTGCCGATCCGCATCTTTTTCAGGAAAAAATAA
- a CDS encoding DUF2807 domain-containing protein produces the protein MKKLFFAIFLLFSISSFAQNEVILHDAGARQVPLNGPFNAVSVATGIELILVQSNDNKLAISVTDEKYLKHLVTKVENGELKIYYDYKNLDGIFGKNNRVKAYVSVASLKRLKGSSGARIFMVNVFNEESLFIDLSSGAKMEAKLKVSNLAIDVSSGAKLEINGKSGMADLSASSGAKIDGSDLTVNDCKAKASSGGKISIAVEKSLDGKASSGGKIEYNGGATQINAETSSGGKVEKS, from the coding sequence ATGAAAAAATTATTTTTTGCCATTTTTCTGTTATTTTCTATCAGCAGTTTTGCACAAAACGAGGTAATTCTGCATGATGCCGGTGCAAGGCAGGTGCCACTAAACGGCCCGTTTAATGCTGTTTCTGTAGCTACTGGTATTGAATTAATACTGGTGCAAAGCAATGATAATAAGCTGGCAATAAGCGTAACGGATGAAAAATACCTCAAACACCTGGTTACTAAAGTGGAAAACGGGGAACTTAAAATTTATTACGATTATAAAAACCTGGATGGCATTTTTGGCAAAAACAACAGGGTAAAAGCCTATGTTTCAGTTGCCTCCTTAAAAAGGTTGAAGGGATCAAGCGGTGCCAGGATTTTTATGGTGAACGTATTTAATGAAGAAAGCCTGTTTATTGATTTATCCAGCGGCGCTAAAATGGAAGCCAAGTTAAAAGTAAGTAATTTAGCTATTGATGTGAGCAGCGGAGCCAAGCTGGAAATTAATGGTAAATCCGGAATGGCGGATTTAAGCGCCTCCAGCGGAGCAAAAATTGATGGCAGCGATTTAACAGTAAATGATTGCAAAGCAAAAGCAAGTAGTGGCGGCAAAATTTCAATTGCTGTAGAAAAATCACTTGATGGTAAAGCAAGCAGTGGCGGTAAAATTGAATACAATGGTGGCGCCACACAAATAAATGCCGAAACCAGCAGCGGTGGTAAAGTTGAAAAAAGCTAA
- a CDS encoding S8 family peptidase: protein MPKIVITALLLIFFNPANAQLTRYIVSLKNKAFNEYTLANPIAYLSQRAIDRRNRYNIAIDSLDLPVTGRYIDSIRNAGSVTIINTSKWLNQVAIKTSDAVALAKINAYPFVMSVTAIASFSTANEPTENDKFFLENNTGKLISTGDNVPTSSLNGIYDYGLSGPQVTIHNNHFLHNMGFSGQGMQLAMMDAGFFHYQTLPTFDSIRLNNQILGTWDFVANEASVNEDYYHGMQCLSTIAANMPGSFVGQAPKANFYLFRTEDVASEYPIEEQNWAAAAEYADSLGVDVTSTSLGYYSFDDASLNYTYNDMDGNTTISAKAADIAAKKGMLCVVAAGNEGTNSWHYLITPSDADSVLAVGAVNANGDAASFSSYGPSSDGQIKPGVAAVGWMAVVANTSNGAPQFGNGTSFACPNMAGVSTCLWQAFPEVNNMAIIDALQKSASKYTTADDRVGYGIPDVKKAFALLIKKLYTQNAMVTNCGTSIELKVKTCNYISIVAQRRLNNETVYTTIDSLPQAGNFSLKTIAINDNLQGQAEGIVWYRFKLAVDADTSFYLDSVAVTIPPCNINGNSIVVGPNPVATDLSIKVTQLNAAKLQFVLHNSAGQNVYTQTVSQAANTFMEYNIPFNRLSRGIYFVSVFKNDKKILSKKILY, encoded by the coding sequence ATGCCTAAAATAGTTATAACTGCTTTACTGCTCATTTTTTTTAACCCGGCAAATGCACAACTCACCCGGTACATCGTTAGCCTCAAAAATAAAGCATTTAATGAATATACTTTGGCTAACCCTATAGCCTATTTGAGCCAACGGGCAATTGACCGCCGGAATCGTTACAATATAGCTATTGACAGCCTTGACCTGCCTGTAACCGGCAGGTATATTGACAGTATTCGCAATGCAGGATCAGTAACCATAATTAATACCAGCAAATGGCTGAACCAGGTAGCTATTAAAACCAGCGATGCCGTTGCTCTTGCAAAAATTAATGCATACCCTTTTGTAATGAGTGTTACTGCAATTGCTTCTTTCTCTACGGCAAACGAACCGACAGAAAATGACAAATTTTTCTTAGAAAATAATACCGGAAAATTAATTAGCACAGGTGACAATGTACCAACCTCATCATTAAACGGTATTTACGATTATGGATTAAGCGGCCCACAAGTTACCATTCACAATAATCATTTTTTACATAACATGGGCTTTAGCGGTCAGGGAATGCAACTGGCTATGATGGATGCCGGTTTTTTTCATTACCAAACTTTGCCCACCTTTGACAGCATACGTTTAAACAACCAAATATTGGGTACCTGGGATTTTGTAGCCAATGAAGCCAGCGTAAATGAAGATTACTACCACGGAATGCAATGCCTTAGCACTATTGCAGCCAATATGCCGGGGAGTTTTGTAGGCCAGGCGCCTAAAGCAAATTTTTATTTGTTCCGTACAGAAGATGTTGCCAGTGAATATCCTATTGAAGAGCAAAACTGGGCTGCTGCTGCGGAGTATGCCGACAGCCTTGGTGTAGATGTTACTTCTACTTCCCTGGGTTATTACAGTTTTGATGATGCATCGTTAAACTACACATACAATGATATGGATGGCAATACAACCATTAGTGCAAAAGCTGCAGATATTGCTGCAAAAAAAGGGATGCTTTGTGTAGTAGCTGCCGGTAACGAAGGCACGAACAGCTGGCATTATCTTATTACTCCTTCGGATGCAGACAGTGTACTTGCTGTGGGCGCTGTAAATGCAAACGGTGATGCCGCAAGCTTTAGCAGCTATGGCCCAAGCAGCGATGGGCAAATAAAACCCGGTGTTGCTGCCGTTGGATGGATGGCTGTTGTTGCCAATACCAGTAATGGTGCACCGCAGTTTGGTAATGGCACTTCATTTGCCTGCCCCAATATGGCAGGTGTTTCCACATGCTTATGGCAGGCTTTTCCCGAAGTAAACAATATGGCAATAATTGATGCGTTGCAAAAATCTGCATCTAAATATACTACAGCAGATGACAGGGTTGGCTACGGTATACCCGATGTAAAAAAAGCATTTGCACTCCTAATTAAGAAACTTTATACCCAAAACGCAATGGTAACTAATTGCGGAACCTCAATTGAGTTAAAGGTAAAAACCTGCAACTATATTTCTATTGTTGCACAAAGAAGGCTAAATAACGAAACGGTTTATACCACAATAGACAGCCTGCCCCAAGCCGGGAATTTTTCATTAAAAACTATTGCTATCAACGATAATTTGCAGGGACAGGCCGAAGGTATTGTTTGGTACAGATTTAAACTGGCGGTAGATGCCGACACCAGTTTTTATTTAGATTCTGTTGCGGTAACTATTCCTCCATGCAATATTAACGGCAACAGTATTGTTGTGGGCCCCAATCCTGTAGCAACGGATTTAAGTATTAAAGTAACGCAGTTAAATGCGGCAAAGCTCCAATTTGTATTGCACAACAGCGCCGGCCAAAATGTTTATACCCAAACCGTATCCCAGGCAGCCAATACATTTATGGAATACAACATACCCTTCAACAGGCTGAGCAGGGGAATTTATTTTGTTAGCGTATTTAAAAACGATAAAAAAATACTTTCTAAAAAGATTTTGTATTAA
- a CDS encoding TIGR00730 family Rossman fold protein, which produces MTNVKQEIKFLDGPQSRWKEFTFTLHVLSEFIKGFRHLHFAGPCVTIFGSARFKEDHPYYQQTQKLAAEVAKLGFTVMTGGGPGIMEAANRGAKDVGGKSVGCNILLEHEQQPNKYLDKWVNIKFFFVRKTLLIKYSYAFIVMPGGFGTLDEFFEAITLVQTKKIQSFPIIVFDKDFYKAIIAHFEKMKGVKTIAPADINLCFFTNSINDAINYLKEKSIVEFKLSYKVDKKRWWMFEGR; this is translated from the coding sequence ATGACAAATGTAAAGCAGGAAATTAAGTTTTTGGATGGCCCGCAAAGCCGCTGGAAAGAATTTACCTTTACCCTACATGTACTATCAGAATTTATTAAAGGCTTCCGGCACCTGCATTTTGCCGGGCCTTGTGTAACTATTTTTGGCTCAGCAAGGTTTAAAGAAGACCATCCTTATTACCAGCAAACCCAAAAACTTGCGGCAGAAGTGGCAAAACTTGGATTTACGGTAATGACCGGCGGCGGCCCGGGAATTATGGAAGCCGCAAACCGAGGTGCAAAAGATGTAGGCGGGAAAAGCGTGGGTTGCAATATTTTGCTGGAGCATGAACAGCAACCTAATAAATATCTCGATAAATGGGTGAACATTAAATTCTTTTTTGTAAGAAAAACTTTGCTTATTAAATATTCCTACGCATTTATTGTGATGCCCGGTGGTTTTGGTACTTTAGATGAATTTTTTGAAGCAATTACCCTGGTCCAAACTAAAAAAATACAATCATTTCCTATTATTGTTTTTGATAAAGATTTTTATAAAGCAATTATTGCCCATTTTGAAAAAATGAAAGGGGTAAAAACCATAGCACCTGCAGATATCAACTTATGCTTTTTTACCAATTCCATTAATGATGCCATAAATTATTTGAAAGAAAAAAGTATAGTAGAATTTAAACTTTCTTATAAAGTTGATAAGAAGAGATGGTGGATGTTTGAAGGCAGGTAA
- a CDS encoding molybdopterin-dependent oxidoreductase → MRNIDSYTHTRGESVYLDDIPEIAGTLNAAVYGSPEAHGIIKQLHLDDALAVKGVVKILTNKDIPGKNQIGGIVKDEPLLADGVVHFNGMPVAIVVAENANAAHEAVKKIKIDIEPLPVVTLARVAQQNGALIVPPRTFKIGDSQSAFAQCKYIFEGIAETNGQEHLYIETQGAYAIPAENGAIKIYSSTQGPTAVQKHCAEVLDVPMHKVEIDTTRLGGGFGGKEDQATAWAIFCGLAAYLLGKPVKYSLHRMEDMRMTGKRNPYTSDFKIGLDENLKIIAYEAQFYQNAGASADLSPAVLERTLFHCTNSYFIPNVTATAYCCRTNLVPNTAFRGFGGPQGMFVIEAAIAKAAEELGVDASEIQKNNLLQTGDEFSYRQKANSEALACWNEAEQLYHLKNLRKEVKEFNDANTLFKKGVSLMPICFGISFTKIHMNQARALVHVYMDGSVNISTGAVEMGQGVNTKMLQVAATVFSIHPNKIKINSTNTYRIANTSPSAASATADLNGMAVLEACSKILERIKNQAAVLLHTKVEKIAIINEMVFADGVATGFNWDKLVMESYLNRISLSEHGHYSTPTIHFDTGIEKGHPFAYHVYGTAITKVTVDCLRGIYTIDEVNVVHDVGTTMNPIIDKGQLEGGLVQGIGWMTMEEIVFDEQGKLRSNALSTYKVPDIYSVPQKMNFEFLKTSKDNLAIFRSKAVGEPPLMYGIGAFFAIRNAVKSFNPKSSIGFLAPITPEKVLLGLYQ, encoded by the coding sequence ATGAGGAATATAGATTCATATACACACACCCGTGGGGAATCTGTTTATTTAGACGATATACCGGAAATTGCCGGTACTTTAAATGCCGCTGTGTACGGTTCGCCGGAAGCACATGGTATTATAAAACAGTTGCATTTAGATGATGCATTGGCGGTAAAAGGAGTAGTGAAGATTTTGACAAATAAAGATATTCCAGGAAAAAATCAAATTGGCGGTATTGTAAAAGACGAACCCTTGCTGGCAGATGGAGTAGTGCATTTTAACGGAATGCCTGTTGCCATTGTAGTTGCCGAAAATGCTAACGCTGCACATGAAGCAGTAAAAAAAATTAAAATAGATATTGAACCGTTACCTGTTGTTACCCTTGCAAGGGTAGCGCAGCAAAATGGCGCATTAATCGTTCCTCCACGTACTTTTAAAATTGGAGATTCACAATCGGCATTTGCTCAATGCAAATATATTTTTGAAGGTATTGCAGAAACCAACGGGCAGGAACACCTTTATATAGAAACCCAGGGCGCTTATGCAATACCTGCCGAAAATGGCGCCATAAAAATTTATTCCAGCACACAAGGACCAACTGCAGTTCAAAAACATTGTGCAGAAGTACTGGATGTGCCCATGCATAAAGTAGAAATTGATACAACAAGGCTTGGTGGCGGCTTTGGTGGCAAAGAAGATCAGGCAACAGCCTGGGCAATTTTTTGCGGATTAGCTGCTTACCTTTTGGGCAAACCGGTGAAATACAGTTTGCATCGTATGGAAGATATGCGGATGACGGGTAAGCGCAACCCTTATACCTCCGATTTTAAAATTGGCCTTGATGAAAATTTGAAGATTATTGCTTACGAAGCACAATTTTATCAAAATGCAGGCGCATCTGCGGATTTATCGCCTGCAGTTTTGGAACGCACTTTGTTTCATTGTACCAATAGTTATTTTATTCCCAATGTAACGGCAACGGCTTATTGCTGTCGCACCAACCTTGTGCCCAATACGGCTTTCAGGGGCTTTGGCGGCCCACAAGGTATGTTTGTAATTGAAGCAGCCATTGCCAAAGCAGCTGAAGAACTGGGAGTTGATGCATCGGAAATACAAAAAAATAATTTACTGCAAACCGGCGATGAATTTTCTTATAGGCAAAAAGCAAATAGTGAAGCGCTTGCCTGCTGGAACGAAGCAGAACAGCTTTACCATTTAAAAAATTTAAGAAAAGAAGTAAAAGAATTCAATGATGCAAATACCTTATTTAAAAAAGGGGTTTCTTTAATGCCCATTTGTTTTGGTATTTCTTTTACAAAAATACACATGAACCAGGCAAGGGCGCTGGTACATGTATATATGGATGGGAGCGTAAACATAAGTACCGGCGCAGTGGAAATGGGGCAGGGCGTAAATACTAAAATGTTGCAGGTTGCGGCAACTGTTTTTTCCATTCATCCCAATAAAATAAAAATAAACAGTACTAATACCTACCGTATAGCAAATACCTCACCATCGGCGGCAAGTGCTACTGCCGATCTCAACGGCATGGCAGTTTTAGAAGCTTGTTCAAAAATTTTAGAGCGTATAAAAAACCAGGCTGCAGTTTTGCTCCATACAAAAGTTGAAAAAATAGCTATCATCAATGAAATGGTATTTGCAGATGGTGTTGCAACAGGCTTTAACTGGGACAAACTGGTTATGGAAAGTTACCTTAACCGTATTAGCCTCAGCGAACATGGGCATTATTCTACACCAACTATACATTTCGATACTGGCATTGAAAAGGGCCATCCATTTGCCTATCATGTATATGGCACTGCAATTACAAAAGTTACAGTTGATTGCCTGCGGGGTATTTACACTATTGATGAAGTAAATGTAGTGCATGATGTGGGTACTACAATGAACCCTATTATTGATAAAGGCCAGCTTGAAGGTGGGCTTGTGCAGGGAATTGGCTGGATGACTATGGAAGAAATCGTTTTTGATGAACAGGGTAAATTGAGGAGCAATGCACTCAGTACTTATAAAGTGCCGGATATATATTCTGTTCCGCAAAAAATGAATTTTGAATTTTTAAAAACTTCAAAAGACAACCTGGCCATATTTCGTTCAAAAGCAGTAGGAGAACCACCTTTGATGTATGGAATAGGGGCTTTTTTTGCCATTCGCAATGCCGTAAAATCTTTTAATCCCAAAAGTTCAATTGGTTTTTTGGCGCCTATTACACCCGAAAAAGTTTTGCTGGGTTTGTATCAATAA
- a CDS encoding DUF2807 domain-containing protein gives MNKLYCFSILFLLSLSAFGQKQFVVDANASMRQVDGSFSKIKISGPLKVYLSQANDESIAISASEEKFKIIIKTIVKNNTLHIYLEGDNKLWRKNINPKVYVSFKQLTNLEISGASSVMNVGSIKGNELSVDISGACKLAANIDVQELHFEISGASNAIISGSTNKLLLDCSGASDFSSFDLQANNAQIDVSGASDVDISVSQSIHANASGASRLYYKGNPSETEFKDSGASNISAQNRR, from the coding sequence ATGAACAAATTATATTGTTTTTCTATCTTATTTCTACTGAGTTTAAGTGCATTTGGCCAAAAACAGTTTGTAGTAGATGCAAATGCTTCAATGCGGCAAGTTGATGGAAGTTTTTCAAAAATTAAAATTTCAGGTCCTTTAAAAGTGTATTTAAGTCAGGCAAATGATGAATCAATTGCCATTAGTGCAAGTGAAGAAAAATTTAAGATAATAATTAAAACTATTGTGAAAAACAACACATTGCATATTTATTTAGAAGGAGATAATAAGCTATGGCGTAAAAATATAAACCCTAAAGTATATGTATCTTTTAAGCAGTTGACCAATCTTGAAATTTCCGGAGCATCATCGGTAATGAATGTGGGGAGCATAAAAGGCAATGAATTATCAGTAGATATTTCCGGTGCCTGTAAATTGGCTGCTAATATTGATGTGCAGGAGTTGCACTTTGAAATTTCCGGGGCCAGCAATGCAATAATTTCGGGCAGTACCAATAAATTACTTCTCGATTGCAGCGGCGCAAGTGATTTCTCTTCTTTTGATTTGCAGGCAAATAATGCTCAAATTGATGTTTCGGGCGCATCCGATGTTGATATAAGTGTGTCCCAATCCATCCATGCAAATGCATCCGGCGCAAGCCGGCTTTATTATAAAGGCAACCCATCCGAAACTGAATTTAAAGATAGCGGCGCCAGTAATATTTCAGCTCAAAACAGGAGATAG
- a CDS encoding FAD binding domain-containing protein, with translation MLKFILNDKDIAADVHPGTTLLDFIRYHRRLMGTKIGCREGDCGACTVLIGEITNNRLEYNTVTSCLMPLGNVTGKHVVTIEGINVNYLTPVQEAFAEEGASQCGFCTPGFIVSLTGYCLSENTPATANAIDSMNGNICRCTGYKSIQRAAERITQLLQQRNTTALSFAIEKQIIPEWFNGIQKRLIKFFLEPGQQVNNTAKKLGGGTDVYVQQHDEMTTQDLQFLYDKKEWKFIEEKNGICAFGASVTVADIARSIVFQQHLPRLNDYIKLVSSTPIRNMATIAGNFVNASPIGDFSIFFLALNAQLTLCNGDLKRELPLRLFYKGYKQLNKDEKEYIEKISFQLPSKKQVFNFEKVSKRTHLDIASVNCAMLVSSENNIIKDASIAAGGVGPIPLYLVASSNFLKGKEISLALIKELLHKVNEEISPISDARGSEGYKRLLLAQLIKAHCIKLFPALPENEILFLS, from the coding sequence TTGCTCAAATTTATATTAAACGATAAGGATATTGCTGCCGATGTGCATCCTGGCACAACTTTGCTTGATTTTATCCGGTACCACCGCAGGCTCATGGGTACCAAAATTGGTTGCAGGGAAGGGGATTGTGGCGCCTGTACCGTTTTAATTGGCGAAATTACCAACAACAGGTTAGAGTATAATACAGTTACCAGTTGCCTTATGCCTTTGGGAAATGTAACAGGCAAGCATGTAGTAACCATTGAAGGAATTAACGTAAATTACTTAACGCCGGTACAGGAAGCCTTTGCCGAAGAAGGTGCATCGCAATGTGGGTTTTGTACACCTGGTTTTATTGTTTCGCTTACCGGTTATTGCCTTAGCGAAAATACTCCTGCTACTGCAAATGCCATTGACAGTATGAATGGAAATATTTGCAGGTGCACAGGGTACAAATCTATTCAACGGGCTGCAGAAAGAATTACCCAACTTTTGCAGCAGCGAAATACCACTGCTTTGTCATTTGCAATTGAAAAGCAAATTATTCCTGAATGGTTTAACGGTATTCAGAAACGGTTAATTAAATTTTTCCTTGAGCCAGGGCAGCAGGTAAATAATACTGCAAAAAAATTGGGTGGTGGTACAGATGTATATGTACAGCAGCATGATGAAATGACAACCCAGGACCTGCAATTTTTATATGATAAAAAAGAATGGAAATTTATTGAAGAAAAAAACGGAATTTGTGCATTTGGCGCCTCGGTAACTGTAGCAGATATAGCCCGGTCAATCGTTTTTCAGCAGCATTTGCCCCGGCTTAATGATTACATAAAGCTGGTATCTTCCACACCTATAAGAAATATGGCAACTATTGCAGGTAATTTTGTGAATGCTTCTCCAATAGGCGATTTTTCTATTTTTTTTCTGGCATTAAATGCACAGCTTACTTTATGCAACGGCGATTTAAAAAGAGAATTGCCCTTGCGGTTGTTTTATAAAGGGTATAAGCAATTGAATAAAGATGAAAAAGAGTATATCGAAAAAATCAGTTTTCAGTTGCCCTCAAAAAAGCAGGTATTTAATTTTGAGAAAGTGAGCAAACGTACGCACCTGGATATTGCAAGTGTAAATTGCGCAATGCTGGTAAGCTCCGAAAATAATATTATTAAAGATGCATCCATTGCTGCCGGTGGTGTTGGCCCCATTCCTCTTTATTTAGTCGCCTCCAGTAATTTTTTAAAAGGGAAAGAAATAAGCCTGGCTCTCATAAAAGAATTATTGCATAAAGTAAATGAAGAAATAAGCCCGATAAGTGATGCCCGGGGAAGCGAAGGTTATAAGCGGCTGCTTTTGGCGCAGTTGATAAAGGCGCATTGCATTAAATTGTTTCCAGCCCTGCCCGAAAATGAAATTTTATTTTTATCATGA
- a CDS encoding DUF1003 domain-containing protein has translation MQHFISDISKSEFPVTEKVTGKSIRKCIMEEIIKEHPEFNDASLLSLSELGNYREQYIRNSLTNELGELTSVENKVLEHLKNNQIISDSFKEEALDHLSAGQKLADKVAVFGGSWNFIILFVIFIIIWMVINIFWLLGKGFDPYPFILLNLILSCLAAFQAPVIMMSQNRQEEKDRERAKNDYMVNLKSELEIRILHEKLDHLIVVQQEKLMEIQQIQIDMLNDIMQKMKK, from the coding sequence ATGCAACATTTCATTAGTGATATTTCTAAAAGTGAATTCCCGGTAACTGAAAAAGTAACCGGCAAATCTATAAGAAAATGTATAATGGAAGAAATCATTAAAGAACACCCTGAATTTAATGATGCAAGTTTATTATCACTATCAGAATTAGGAAACTACCGTGAGCAATATATTCGCAACTCTTTAACTAATGAATTAGGAGAGCTCACAAGTGTTGAAAATAAAGTTCTGGAGCATTTAAAAAACAACCAAATAATTTCCGATAGTTTTAAAGAGGAAGCCCTGGATCACTTATCTGCCGGACAAAAACTTGCGGATAAAGTAGCCGTTTTTGGCGGAAGCTGGAATTTTATAATCCTTTTTGTTATATTTATTATCATTTGGATGGTCATAAATATTTTTTGGCTGTTAGGTAAAGGTTTCGACCCCTATCCTTTTATTTTACTTAACCTTATTTTATCCTGCCTTGCAGCTTTCCAGGCCCCGGTAATTATGATGAGCCAAAACCGGCAGGAAGAAAAAGACAGGGAAAGAGCAAAAAATGATTATATGGTAAATTTAAAAAGTGAACTGGAAATAAGGATACTTCATGAAAAACTCGATCATCTAATTGTTGTTCAACAGGAAAAACTTATGGAAATACAGCAAATTCAAATAGATATGCTGAACGACATTATGCAAAAAATGAAGAAATAA